A window of Citrus sinensis cultivar Valencia sweet orange chromosome 7, DVS_A1.0, whole genome shotgun sequence contains these coding sequences:
- the LOC102630788 gene encoding calcium uniporter protein 6, mitochondrial-like has translation MWRRKVWWTTQNGSAAVWKKMKSPTATTTPRLVDSHSISHFYFPNYCYNNYRATAVTAVVTPLPLLLLCNNKTVSFSSSSSTTSPPPRDGDDESGTESITLAEAKKLMRLVNVEALKKKLGMEGKEVIGYPELLEACSSMGVARTIDEANAFARVLDDAGVVLLFRDKVYLHPDKVVDLVRRAVPLALHPENDPMRDELKMLQEKKEEIDVLAHKQVRRILLIGLGLSIIHIGLFFRLTFWEFSWDVMEPIAFFTTTTGIILGYAYFLMTSRDPTYQDLLKRLFLSRQRKLFKKLNFDVNRFKELQMKCKTPLDARASIKNRIGLELELEDALHRD, from the exons ATGTGGAGGAGGAAAGTTTGGTGGACGACGCAGAACGGCTCAGCGGCGgtttggaagaaaatgaaatctCCAACGGCAACAACAACACCGCGGTTGGTGGACTCTCATTCTATttcccatttttattttcctaattattgttataacAATTATAGAGCGACAGCAGTAACAGCAGTAGTAACCCCATtgccattattattattatgcaaCAACAAGACTGTTTCGTTCTCATCGTCATCATCAACGACATCGCCACCGCCAcgtgatggtgatgatgaatCTGGGACGGAGAGCATAACATTAGCAGAGGCGAAGAAGTTGATGAGACTTGTGAATGTGGAAGCCCTGAAGAAAAAGCTTGGTATGGAAGGCAAGGAAGTGATTGGATACCCGGAGCTTCTAGAAGCATGCTCCAGCATGGGTGTTGCCAGAACTATAGATGAAGCCAATGCTTTTGCACGTGTTCTTGATGATGCTGGTGTCGTCCTTCTCTTTCGTGACAAGGTCTATCTTCATCCCGACAAG GTGGTGGATCTTGTTAGAAGAGCAGTGCCCCTTGCTTTACATCCAGAAAACGACCCTATGAGAGATGAATTAAAGATGCTGCAGGAGAAGAAGGAAGAAATTGATGTACTGGCACATAAGCAAGTAAGGCGCATCCTCTTGATTGGTCTGGGTTTATCTATCATACACATTGGGCTTTTCTTCCGCCTAACATTCTGGGAATTCTCATGGGATGTGATGGAACCCATCGCATTCTTCACCACAACAACTGGTATAATCTTAGGCTATGCCTACTTCTTGATGACTTCAAGAGATCCTACTTACCAAGACCTGTTGAAGAGGCTCTTTCTTTCCAGGCAGAGGAAATTGTTCAAGAAGCTCAATTTCGATGTTAACAGATTCAAGGAATTACAAATGAAGTGCAAAACTCCTCTAGATGCCAGAGCCTCTATAAAAAATCGTATAGGATTGGAACTGGAATTGGAGGATGCTTTGCATAGAGACTAA
- the LOC102627295 gene encoding uncharacterized protein LOC102627295, translated as MVSLLLSSMADNVSPSKQFYWLVSVFSGIIMCTIVYKLTGIISVLCFKGYRKLSNEKKLEWNNRGFSTFHAFIASTASLYLLLLSDLFSEDYHDELIINRTSSLSETVLGISIGYFLSDLAMILWLYPALGGLEYVLHHGLSMFSIFLALVSGKAQIYILMVLFTEITTPFVNLRWYLDVAGLKSSNIYICNGVALFLGWLVARILLFIYFFVHMAIYFDQVKEIFPLGFYSLLVVPPMLAIMNVFWFWKIAKGLIRTLSKTRHSR; from the exons atgGTCTCTCTTCT TTTGAGCAGCATGGCGGATAATGTCAGTCCAAGCAAACAATTTTACTGGCTAGTATCCGTCTTCTCTGGCATCATTATGTGCACAATT gtttataaattaacaGGTATCATCAGTGTTTTGTGTTTCAAGGGATATAGAAAACTGAGCAATGAAAAGAAACTTGAATGGAACAACAG GGGCTTTTCAACATTTCATGCCTTTATTGCCTCAACTGCTTCTTTATACCTCCTACTGTTGTCAGATCTTTTCAGTGAAGATTATCatgatgaattaattataaacaGAACATCTTCTTTATCAGAAACAGTATTGGGG ATCTCTATTGGTTATTTTTTGTCGGACCTGGCAATGATTCTCTGGCTTTATCCAGCTTTAGGTGGCCTGGAATAT GTCCTTCATCATGGGCTATCCATGTTTTCAATCTTTCTTGCCCTTGTAAGCGGTAAAGCACAAATATACATACTGATGGTTCTCTTCACTGAGATTACAACACCCTTTGTAAATCTAAGATG GTATTTAGATGTTGCTGGTCTGAAAAGCTCCAATATTTACATCTGCAATGGTGTTGCATTGTTCCTGGGGTGGTTG GTTGCCAGGATTCTTTTGTTCATCTACTTCTTTGTCCACATGGCTATCTATTTTGATCAG GTAAAAGAAATCTTCCCCTTGGGCTTTTACAGCTTGCTTGTGGTGCCCCCTATGTTGGCAATTATGAATGTGTTTTGGTTTTGGAAGATTGCCAAAGGTTTGATTAGAACTCTTTCCAAAACTAGACACAGTCGATGA